Genomic window (Sulfurimonas sp.):
CTTTAGAACAACCTTCAATATCTACATTATCAACACCAACACCTGCACGAACAATCGCTTTCATATTTGTAGCAGCTGCTATAAAAGCCGCATCTACATCTGTTGAACTTCTTGTTATTGCTACATCAGCAGTTGGAATAATCTTTTGAACTAATTCTTTTTTATCAACATCTGCGGCCATAACAAAGTTTATATTTTTATCATCTTGAAGCATTTTTAATCCAGCTTCATGTATATGGTCACAAACTACAACAGTATATTTTTTACGAGTCGGCATTTAGTGCCTCCCTGCATTGAATTTTAATTCTCATCATTTTATATATCCTCTTTGTACAGCTCAACTTTGGCTGAAATTTGATAGTTTTTCAATACTCTAACTAAAGAGTTTAATTTTTCAATATTTTTTGAGTAGATAAGTAATTCTACACTATTTTTATCTTTTTTTAGATAGTACTTTAATTCATGCTGCTTTAACTCTTCTCTTAAACAGAACAATTGATAAGGGTCTAATAAAGAAGCAGATAATTTATAAATTGTTTTACTAATTATTTTTTCTACTAAATCTATCTCTATAAAAGCTTCATTAACAGGATAAAAATATCCTAATCTTTGAGATGCAGAAAAATGATTTAGCCATACTTTTTGAGATTTTTTTTGAGTTACTTCACTTTTATGCTCTAGCGGCTCAACATAACCTTGTTCTTGTGAAGGGTTTATAGAAATTAGAAAAAAGATAATAAAGACGGCTACTCCAAGTGCTAAGACTGGAGTAAACCACTTTAAAATTTTTTGCATTTTATTGGAATTTATCTTTTATCAAATCACCTAAAGAGTTTGATGTGTTATCATTAATCTCTTCTAAAAGTGCTTGATTTTTAATATAGTCTAATTTTTTAACAGATAAACGGATACGATCTCTACGAGTATCAATAACAGCGATAGCAGCTTCTATCTCTTGACCAGCTTCTAACTCTTCTTTTATAAGTGGAGATAAATCTTCATCACGAATCAAAGCGTCAACACCATCTTCTAAAGATACAAAAACACCAAAGTCTTTAATATCCCGGATAGTTCCACTAATAGGTGTATTTACTTTATGTGTTGTAGCAAATTTATCTATTGGTGATTCTAAAAGAGTTTTACGGTTTAAAGATATTTTTTGATCTTCATTGTTGATTTTAGCAATTTTAACTTCAACTTCTTCACCTGATTTTAAAACATCTTTGCATTTAGTGTTTTTATCCCAAGAGATATCTTGATTATGAAGTAAACCTTCAACTGAACCGATACGAACAAATGCACCAAAATCAGTTAAAGATGTAACAATCCCAGTTACAACATCACCTTCATTATAGTTTCTTACAAACTCATCAAATGGTTTTGGTAAAAGTCTTTTTAGAGATACTCTTAGTTTATGCGTATCTGGATTAATCTCAATAACTTCAACATCAATCTCTTCACCAACTGTTAAATAATCGTTAGGATTTTTAACATTTTTGCTCCAAGTAATTTCTGAAATATGTAAGAAACCTTCTATATCATTTCCTAAATCAACAAAAACACCATAAGCTTCAATATTTGAAACAGTTACTGTAATAGTATCTCCTTCATCTAATTCACTTTCAACTTCAGCCCAAGGGTCTGGTAAAACAGCTTTAATAGATAGAGAAAGATGTCTTTTATCTTTGTCATAAGAGATAGCTTTAACAGTTACTTCATCACCCTCTTTATAAAGTTTAGATGGGTTAACTGGACCTTTGTAGCTGATTTCATTATAGTGAACTAAACCATCAACACCACCAACATCTACAAACATTCCGTAGCTAGTAATTTTTTTGATTATACCTGCAACGATAACATCATCTTCCATTAACTTGTCAATGATTTCTTTTTTCTTCTTACGCTCTTCGTTAAAAAGTTTACGACGAGAAACTACAATAGAGTTTTGCTCAGCATCAACTTTAACAACTTGAGCTTTGATTTTACGACCAACAACATCATCACCTTCTTTAAAAGCTGCTAATGAACGAGGCATAAAGAAAGAAACATCATCAGCTTCTACTACGAAACCACCACGATTTTTCTTAGTGATAATACCTTCAATAACTACTTCTTCAAAGTCTTCTTTGTGTGCATCAATAAAGTCAATAGTCTTTTGTTGCTCTAAAACTTTTTTATAAGAAATTTTAGGACGCTCATTGTAGTATCCCATAACCATTACTTTAATCTTATCGCCAGTACTAAACATCAACTCACCATCTTCACCACGGATTTCATCAAGATTTACAATACCTTCTAGCTTATCGCCAACACCAACTAATGCTCTGTTTTCATCTGCTTGAATCTCAACAATCTCACCTTCTACGATGCGACTTGACTCTTGCTTTTTTTCACTTGCAGCAAACATCTCTGCAAAATTTTCTTCTTCTTCAACTAATTCGTTATCGAACGCCATTACCTATCCTCTGTTACATAAAAATTGCGTGATTATATCTAAATAATGATTACTTTGCTATTAATTTAAAATGAATTATAAATTATTTATATGTTTTTGAATAGAATTGACTACATTTTGAATAATCCAATCTGGTGTAGATGCCCCTGCACTTATGCCACAAAACTTTTTATTTTTAAACCAAGAGTAGTCTAAATCATTTTCATCTTCTATATGGTAGCTGTCTTTTGTTTCATCATGTGAAATGCTAAATAACTGCTTTGTATTTGATGAATTTTTACCACCAATCACTATCATAACATCAGCTCTTTTAGATATCTTTTTTACAGCTTCTTGATTTTCAAAAGTTGCGTTACAGATTGTGTTAAAAACTCTAACTTCTTTATGTCTTGGTATGAGATAGTTAGCTACCTCCATATAATCTTCAACTTTTCTAGTTGTTTGTGCAACAAGTGCTACTTTTTCTTTAAGTTTTAAATCATGTAAATCTGCAGAACAAGTTACAACAATGGCACCATGTGTTGCGTAACTTTTAACGCCTTTTATCTCTGGATGGGCTTCATCACCAAAGATAACTATGTCATAACCCTCTTCACTCATCTCTTGGCAAATTTGTTGTGGTTTAGTTACATAAGGACAAGTTGCATCTACAACATCCACTTTTGTATCTTTTAATTCTTGAAGTTCATTTTTTGGGATTCCATGAGTACGGACTATTGCTGTTTCACCAGCTTTAAAACTTTTATGATCATCTGTTAGACCAACTTTAAAGTCTTTTTCAAGTCGCTCAATTTCTTTAGAATTATGAATCAAAGCACCATAAGTAGATGCTTCTTTATTTTCTTCAGCAATTTTAATAGCTCTTTTTACACCAAAACAAAATCCATAATTCTCAGCCAACTCAATCTTCATTTTATATATCTCCGAGAATTTATTTAAATTCTACTTGTGTAATTTTTTGTAGTAATTCAAAAAAGTTTGGAAATGAAGTATTTATACAATCTAAATCTATTACTTCCATACCGCATCTAAGACCTGCAATTATAAAACTCATAGCAATTCTATGATCTCCATCACTATCAACCTTAGCACTCTTAAGTTCTCCACCAATAACTTTGTATCCATCTTTATACTCATGTACTTCAATACCACTTGCACGAAGACCTTCAACAACAGTTGAAATTCTATCGCTCTCTTTTACGCGAAGTTCCTCTGCATTTTTTACAATACTTTCACCTTTAGCACAAGCAAAGGCGATTGAAAGTGCTGGAAGTTCATCTATGAGCCACGAAATATTATCTTCTACAAGGATGCCATGAAGAGGAGCGTATTTGACATGTATGTTACCAATGGGCTCATATTTATTGTCAGTTATCTCATAACTTATATCTGCACCCATTCTCTCTAAAGCTTTAAAAGCTTCTATACGAGTTGGATTAAGAGTAACACCTTCTAACAAAACATTGGAATCTGGTGTAATTGCGGCAGCAACACCAAAGAAAAATGAACTTGAAGGATCAGATGGAACACGAATAATAAGAGGAGAAAGAAGTTTTTTCATAGGTGTTATTGTAGTTTTTAGTCCATCTACAACTACATCAGCACCCATACCTTTTAACATTCTTTCTGTATGGTCACGAGATAGTTCAGGCTCAGTATATGTACACACACCATCAGCACGAAGAGCTGCTAATATCATACAACTTTTTACTTGTGCAGATGCTATTTTACTCTCATAGTTAAAAGCTTTAAGTGAACTTCCTCTAATACTAAGAGGTGCTAAATTACTATCATCTCGACCATCAAGAACAGCTCCAATATCGCGAAGAGGAGAAGTTACTCTTTTCATAGGGCGACGACGCAAATATTCATCTCCAGTTAAAACAAAATGACCATTTGCAGAACTTAAAAGCCCACAAAAAAGTCTGATACCTGTTCCTGAATTACCACAATCAAGTATCTCAAAACTCTCTTTTATGCCATCTGAAGATATATAAATAGTAGTCCCGTCATCACTAACTTTAGCACCAAGATTTTTTACAATCTCTAAAGAGTTTAATGTATCTTCTGCTCTTAAAAAGTTTGTTATTTCACTTGTTCCCTCTGCAAGCATTGCAAACATTGCACTACGATGAGAGATAGACTTATCTGATGCGATAGAGTCTAGCTTTAAAGAGAATTTTTGTGCTTTTTGAACTACTACGCTACTCATCTAAGTCCAATATTCAGTTCATCTTTTAATGCTAATAAAATTGAATCCATTGCTAGAGTTATATCGTCTTCTTCTAAAGTTTTTTCATCTGATTGAAGTACAAATCTTAGTGACAGGCTCATATTTGAACCTAATTCTTCATCACTATATTTATCAACAGGATAAAATCTAATAAGTTCTTTTGTTGCTGATTTTTCTATAACATTTTTAACTTTTTCATAATTCAAATCTTTAGGCATGATAATGCTTAAATCTCTAAAAGAAGCTTGATATTTTGATATTTTTTTAGCAATTTTCAAACCATATGATAGTTTTGTAAAGTCTAACTCACACATAAATGTTGCTTCTAACCCGTAGCTATCTTCTACATTAGGGTGAACACGAAATAACTCTCCAATCACTTCGCCATTTTGCAAAATTTGAGCACTTTGGTAAGTGTGTGAAAGTTTATGTTTTGTTTTATACTCACGAAGTTCAAACTCACCAATAATATCAGTGATTTTTTGAGTAAAAAGAGCAAAGTCAATTTTTTGCGATTTTCCAGTATTGACAAGACTTTCTTGTCTAGCATCTCCACTAAATAGCATTGACATTTTTAAAGATTCTTCTCTTTTAGAGTTAAAAATAGAACCTACTTCAAAAAGTCTAACAGAAGAAACCCCATTTTTAACATTTAATGAAGCCGCTTTTAAAAGCCCTGTCATTAGCGTTGTTCTTAAAGTATCTAGTGTATTAACTATCGGGTTTAAGACTTCTAGTTTGTCATCTATTGTTTGGAAATCAAAAGATTCTAAAACTTTTTTTTCATCAAAAACAAAAGATATTGTTTCAAAAAAACCACTCCCAGCTGCTTTGTGTCTATATATACTTCTTTTTTTATAAGCAAAATAATCATCTTGTAGTTTAGATTCTTCTGCAAAAATAAAAGGCTTTGATGCTATATTATCAATACCTACCATTCGCACTATCTCTTCTACTATATCTTGCTTATGGCTTATATCATGACGGTATCTAGGGACAGAAATAACAAAATTGTCTGATGATGATTTTGATGTATTAAAACCTAAGTTTCTTAAAATTTTTGTTATAACAACTTTATCTATATTTGCACCAATAAAATTATCTATCTCTTGTTTTGAAATACTAACGATTTTATCTTCATAACTATCGCAAAGGTCAATACTTCCACCATACACACTTGAAGAAGAATTAGCCTCTATCAGATTTAAACAAAAATTTAAACCTTGATTTAATTCTGGTTCACTTCCTCTTGAAGTTCTATAGTACATTGGACCTGCATCCATCTTAGACTCTTGCATTTTTTTAGAAATAATATCGGGTGGAACATAACTAGCTTCTATTAAAACAGTCCCTTCATCAAAGCTAACTTTAGAAATATCTTCTTGTATTATTCCAACAGTAGAAGCTTTGTTTTTAGACATTATAGATGCATAGCCTTTTTTATCTTTTTTTAGCTCTATTTTTGCCATTGTTTCATCTTTTTTAGAGAAAAAACCATGCTCATACGCTCTTAAAATTACACCACTACTTTGAGTTACATAAAGCATAAGAGATTCTATATCCGTTTCTCTTGTTTCTTCTATTTGAGCCAATCTAAGTTTAACTATAAATGGTAACTTTAAGTCTTTTAAATCAACCGCCTTATAACGAAGATTTACA
Coding sequences:
- the pheT gene encoding phenylalanine--tRNA ligase subunit beta — translated: MIVTRSWINEWIDLDGITTEDLAKTFNAIGLEVDRIKSYEIPKKIIVGKVLECEKHPDADKLNVCKVDIGTSIRQIVCGASNVRVGLDVAVATIGAVMPNEMVIKPVKLRGVESEGMICSATEIGLEDCQDGIIELDESIGKYKLGQELRTILTLNDDLIEIELTANRGDCLSIRGVARDLSAAYDRSLRESDINEDEDKRVGIGRILNLSHDGNLNVNLRYKAVDLKDLKLPFIVKLRLAQIEETRETDIESLMLYVTQSSGVILRAYEHGFFSKKDETMAKIELKKDKKGYASIMSKNKASTVGIIQEDISKVSFDEGTVLIEASYVPPDIISKKMQESKMDAGPMYYRTSRGSEPELNQGLNFCLNLIEANSSSSVYGGSIDLCDSYEDKIVSISKQEIDNFIGANIDKVVITKILRNLGFNTSKSSSDNFVISVPRYRHDISHKQDIVEEIVRMVGIDNIASKPFIFAEESKLQDDYFAYKKRSIYRHKAAGSGFFETISFVFDEKKVLESFDFQTIDDKLEVLNPIVNTLDTLRTTLMTGLLKAASLNVKNGVSSVRLFEVGSIFNSKREESLKMSMLFSGDARQESLVNTGKSQKIDFALFTQKITDIIGEFELREYKTKHKLSHTYQSAQILQNGEVIGELFRVHPNVEDSYGLEATFMCELDFTKLSYGLKIAKKISKYQASFRDLSIIMPKDLNYEKVKNVIEKSATKELIRFYPVDKYSDEELGSNMSLSLRFVLQSDEKTLEEDDITLAMDSILLALKDELNIGLR
- a CDS encoding 4-hydroxy-3-methylbut-2-enyl diphosphate reductase, whose translation is MKIELAENYGFCFGVKRAIKIAEENKEASTYGALIHNSKEIERLEKDFKVGLTDDHKSFKAGETAIVRTHGIPKNELQELKDTKVDVVDATCPYVTKPQQICQEMSEEGYDIVIFGDEAHPEIKGVKSYATHGAIVVTCSADLHDLKLKEKVALVAQTTRKVEDYMEVANYLIPRHKEVRVFNTICNATFENQEAVKKISKRADVMIVIGGKNSSNTKQLFSISHDETKDSYHIEDENDLDYSWFKNKKFCGISAGASTPDWIIQNVVNSIQKHINNL
- the aroA gene encoding 3-phosphoshikimate 1-carboxyvinyltransferase, which translates into the protein MSSVVVQKAQKFSLKLDSIASDKSISHRSAMFAMLAEGTSEITNFLRAEDTLNSLEIVKNLGAKVSDDGTTIYISSDGIKESFEILDCGNSGTGIRLFCGLLSSANGHFVLTGDEYLRRRPMKRVTSPLRDIGAVLDGRDDSNLAPLSIRGSSLKAFNYESKIASAQVKSCMILAALRADGVCTYTEPELSRDHTERMLKGMGADVVVDGLKTTITPMKKLLSPLIIRVPSDPSSSFFFGVAAAITPDSNVLLEGVTLNPTRIEAFKALERMGADISYEITDNKYEPIGNIHVKYAPLHGILVEDNISWLIDELPALSIAFACAKGESIVKNAEELRVKESDRISTVVEGLRASGIEVHEYKDGYKVIGGELKSAKVDSDGDHRIAMSFIIAGLRCGMEVIDLDCINTSFPNFFELLQKITQVEFK
- a CDS encoding 30S ribosomal protein S1; its protein translation is MAFDNELVEEEENFAEMFAASEKKQESSRIVEGEIVEIQADENRALVGVGDKLEGIVNLDEIRGEDGELMFSTGDKIKVMVMGYYNERPKISYKKVLEQQKTIDFIDAHKEDFEEVVIEGIITKKNRGGFVVEADDVSFFMPRSLAAFKEGDDVVGRKIKAQVVKVDAEQNSIVVSRRKLFNEERKKKKEIIDKLMEDDVIVAGIIKKITSYGMFVDVGGVDGLVHYNEISYKGPVNPSKLYKEGDEVTVKAISYDKDKRHLSLSIKAVLPDPWAEVESELDEGDTITVTVSNIEAYGVFVDLGNDIEGFLHISEITWSKNVKNPNDYLTVGEEIDVEVIEINPDTHKLRVSLKRLLPKPFDEFVRNYNEGDVVTGIVTSLTDFGAFVRIGSVEGLLHNQDISWDKNTKCKDVLKSGEEVEVKIAKINNEDQKISLNRKTLLESPIDKFATTHKVNTPISGTIRDIKDFGVFVSLEDGVDALIRDEDLSPLIKEELEAGQEIEAAIAVIDTRRDRIRLSVKKLDYIKNQALLEEINDNTSNSLGDLIKDKFQ